In one Saccharibacillus brassicae genomic region, the following are encoded:
- a CDS encoding UxaA family hydrolase, with protein MKTLMKMNARDNVAVALRPLAAGERLQAEGDGAERTVVSSAGMDRTDTGMTDMNSSDTKLAGIEALQDVPQGHKIATAAIPQGGVVMKYGAPIGYATADIPAGEWVHLHNVRTTLAGEEDYVYAPELHPAVYPPRGLTFDGYRRRNGKVGIRNDLFLVPTVGCVNGIAELIIAEFKQRHPDLGPFDNVTVLKHPYGCSQLGDDHRMTRDILLDAVQHPNAGGVLVFGLGCENNIVAEFREKLGDFDESRVKFLVAQDVGDEVEAGMQLLEELHAAALGDAREPVPLSELNVGLKCGGSDGFSGITANPLLGAFSDFLIGQGGSTILTEVPEMFGAEKVLMARAQNEEVFSDIVWLINDFKQYFLSHGESVYENPSPGNKAGGISTLEDKSLGCTQKAGTSAVVDVLKYGEKLRRKGLSLLQAPGNDLVASSALAAADCQLVLFTTGRGTPFGSFVPTVKIATNNELFAKKGHWMDFNAGPLLERPMEDVLESFIAYLIEVASGRPTRNEQNQVRELAIFKTGVTL; from the coding sequence ATGAAAACGTTGATGAAAATGAACGCCCGCGACAACGTCGCGGTCGCGCTTCGGCCGCTTGCGGCCGGCGAACGGCTGCAAGCCGAAGGTGACGGCGCGGAACGTACGGTCGTAAGCAGCGCAGGCATGGACCGTACCGATACGGGAATGACGGACATGAATAGCTCCGATACGAAACTTGCCGGGATCGAAGCGCTGCAGGACGTGCCGCAAGGACACAAGATCGCCACGGCGGCGATTCCGCAGGGCGGCGTCGTCATGAAATACGGCGCGCCGATCGGCTACGCGACCGCGGACATTCCGGCCGGCGAATGGGTGCATCTGCACAATGTACGCACGACGCTTGCCGGCGAAGAAGACTACGTCTACGCGCCGGAGCTGCATCCGGCCGTCTATCCTCCGCGCGGCCTGACGTTCGACGGATACCGCCGCCGAAACGGCAAGGTCGGCATCCGCAACGACCTGTTTCTCGTGCCGACGGTCGGCTGCGTCAACGGCATCGCCGAACTGATCATCGCCGAGTTCAAGCAGCGGCATCCCGATCTCGGCCCGTTCGACAACGTCACGGTGCTCAAGCATCCGTACGGCTGCTCGCAGCTCGGCGACGACCACCGGATGACGCGCGACATTCTGCTCGACGCGGTGCAGCATCCGAACGCGGGCGGCGTGCTTGTGTTCGGCCTCGGCTGCGAGAACAACATCGTGGCGGAATTCCGCGAGAAACTCGGAGATTTCGACGAGTCGCGGGTCAAGTTCCTCGTGGCGCAGGATGTCGGCGACGAAGTGGAAGCCGGCATGCAGCTGCTCGAAGAGCTGCATGCCGCGGCGCTCGGCGATGCCCGGGAGCCGGTGCCGCTCAGCGAACTGAACGTGGGGCTCAAGTGCGGCGGCTCCGATGGCTTCTCGGGCATCACGGCCAATCCGCTGCTCGGCGCGTTCTCCGATTTCCTGATCGGCCAGGGCGGGAGCACGATTCTGACCGAAGTGCCCGAAATGTTCGGCGCCGAAAAAGTGCTGATGGCCCGCGCGCAAAACGAAGAAGTGTTCTCGGACATCGTCTGGCTGATCAACGATTTCAAACAATATTTTCTGTCGCACGGCGAATCGGTATACGAAAATCCGTCGCCGGGCAACAAAGCGGGCGGCATCAGCACGCTCGAAGACAAATCGCTCGGCTGCACGCAAAAAGCCGGCACTTCGGCTGTCGTCGACGTGCTCAAATACGGCGAAAAACTGCGCCGCAAAGGTCTCAGCCTGCTGCAGGCGCCAGGCAACGACCTCGTCGCTTCCTCGGCGCTGGCCGCGGCGGACTGCCAGCTCGTGCTGTTCACGACCGGGCGCGGGACGCCGTTCGGCAGCTTCGTGCCGACGGTCAAGATCGCGACCAACAACGAATTGTTCGCCAAAAAGGGACACTGGATGGATTTTAACGCCGGACCGCTGCTGGAGCGGCCGATGGAAGACGTACTGGAGTCGTTTATCGCTTATCTGATCGAAGTCGCAAGCGGCCGCCCGACGCGCAACGAGCAAAATCAGGTGCGGGAGCTGGCTATTTTCAAAACGGGGGTTACGCTATGA
- a CDS encoding allantoinase — translation MERLDLIIRGGSVVLPGGVTQADIGITDGKIVAIEENLRAEAGQEWDAAGRHVLPGLIDVHVHFSEPGREHWEGFTTGSAMMAAGGCTTFFDMPLNGIPSTVTEEALLGKARLGTQKSIVDFGLWGGLVPGNEEDLEPLAAAGVIGFKAFLSTTGNKEFEAVDDRTLLTGMKKIAALGKILALHSESAAITNWLKEEKEKAGLFGADDYLETRPIIAEVEAVERALYYAEITGCALHFVHISSAAAVAKIEAAKDRGMDVSVETCSHYLMFNHDDLREKGTIAKCAPPLREADEQQRLIALLADGKFDMLSSDHSPCPYDMKDPKDFNLFEAWGGISGGQFTLLSALETALAQDIPLPQVAAWTASNPAARFGLADRKGTIAVGLDADLAIVDLNEPFTVTEHNYYAQHKQSLYMGHTFPCSVSGTIVRGEIVACGGEVTAAQPTGRWQKPAGIGAAAEELSAT, via the coding sequence ATGGAACGTTTGGACCTGATCATCCGCGGAGGCAGCGTCGTGCTGCCGGGCGGCGTTACGCAAGCCGATATCGGAATTACAGACGGGAAAATCGTCGCGATCGAGGAAAATCTGCGGGCAGAAGCGGGGCAGGAGTGGGACGCGGCCGGCCGGCATGTGCTGCCGGGCCTGATCGACGTGCACGTCCACTTCAGCGAGCCGGGCCGGGAGCATTGGGAAGGGTTCACGACCGGCTCGGCCATGATGGCCGCCGGAGGCTGTACTACCTTTTTCGATATGCCGCTGAACGGCATTCCGTCGACCGTGACCGAAGAAGCGCTGCTCGGCAAAGCCCGGTTGGGTACGCAGAAGTCGATCGTCGATTTCGGGCTGTGGGGCGGGCTCGTGCCGGGCAACGAAGAGGACCTGGAGCCGTTGGCGGCAGCGGGCGTGATCGGGTTCAAAGCGTTCCTGTCCACGACCGGCAACAAAGAATTCGAAGCGGTGGACGATAGGACGCTGCTGACCGGTATGAAAAAGATCGCGGCGCTCGGCAAGATTCTGGCCCTGCATTCGGAAAGCGCGGCGATCACCAACTGGCTCAAGGAAGAAAAAGAAAAAGCCGGGCTGTTCGGCGCCGACGACTATCTGGAGACGCGTCCGATCATCGCCGAAGTCGAAGCGGTGGAGCGTGCGCTGTACTACGCTGAAATAACCGGCTGCGCGCTGCATTTTGTCCATATCAGCTCGGCCGCGGCCGTCGCGAAGATCGAAGCGGCCAAAGATCGGGGCATGGATGTGAGCGTCGAGACATGCTCCCATTACCTGATGTTCAACCATGACGATTTGCGGGAAAAAGGAACGATCGCCAAGTGCGCGCCTCCGCTGCGCGAAGCGGACGAGCAGCAGCGGCTGATCGCCCTGCTCGCGGACGGCAAGTTCGATATGCTGTCGTCCGACCATTCGCCGTGTCCGTACGATATGAAAGATCCGAAAGACTTTAATCTGTTCGAAGCGTGGGGCGGTATCAGCGGCGGGCAGTTCACCCTGCTGTCGGCGCTCGAAACGGCGCTTGCGCAGGACATCCCGCTTCCGCAGGTCGCGGCCTGGACCGCTTCGAACCCGGCTGCGCGCTTCGGCCTGGCGGATCGCAAAGGCACGATCGCCGTCGGCCTCGACGCGGATCTGGCGATCGTCGATTTGAACGAACCGTTCACCGTGACGGAACACAATTATTACGCGCAGCATAAACAGAGCCTGTACATGGGCCATACGTTTCCGTGCAGCGTGAGCGGAACGATCGTGCGCGGCGAGATCGTCGCCTGCGGCGGCGAAGTGACGGCCGCGCAGCCGACAGGCCGCTGGCAGAAGCCGGCGGGAATCGGAGCCGCGGCGGAGGAGCTGTCGGCGACATAG
- a CDS encoding tagaturonate reductase has translation MTDLPTLSRNLLPDLPSFPEKMIQFGGGNFMRGFVDWQLQRMNDQGLFGGSAVLVQAVSPRTDPQFAEQDCLFTVLLSGIRSGESIDTAEVVASVSRLINPYTDYAAYLSLADDPALTFITSNTTEAGLVYRHEERPETKSPAGFPGKLTALLHRRFSLGGPGFTLLPCELIDRNGERLREIVLRHADDWQLGEEFKRWLDTDNTFCSSLVDRIVPGFPHGREAELQARLGYVDKLAVAAEPYLLWIIEGPESLRDSLPLAQAGLNVVVTTDMTPYRERKVHLLNGPHTAMVPLALPAGLETVEDVMNDAHFSPFVHALIERELIPMLDMPTAELEAYAGDVLDRFRNPSIRHELRSISLNSVSKFKSRLLPILLRFVRERGELPPRLTLAFAALLRSGRDDGDRRRDEASVLAAFDRAGAAPSSFVPTLLGDTSLWGTDLNEVPGLADRLESLLDVLEKDGPRPLLRRIAQGGIHA, from the coding sequence ATGACCGACTTGCCTACCCTGTCGCGTAATTTGCTGCCGGACCTGCCTTCTTTTCCCGAAAAGATGATCCAGTTCGGCGGCGGCAACTTCATGCGCGGCTTCGTCGATTGGCAGCTTCAGCGCATGAACGATCAAGGCTTGTTCGGCGGCAGCGCCGTGCTCGTCCAGGCCGTGTCTCCCCGGACCGATCCGCAGTTCGCCGAGCAGGACTGTCTGTTCACCGTGCTGCTGAGCGGCATCCGCAGCGGCGAGAGCATCGATACCGCCGAAGTCGTCGCAAGCGTCAGCCGCCTGATCAATCCGTATACCGATTACGCCGCTTATCTGTCGCTTGCGGACGATCCGGCGCTGACGTTCATCACTTCGAACACGACCGAAGCCGGCCTCGTCTACCGTCATGAAGAACGGCCCGAGACCAAATCGCCGGCCGGTTTTCCCGGCAAGCTGACCGCGCTGCTGCACCGGCGCTTCTCGCTCGGCGGGCCCGGCTTCACGCTTCTTCCGTGCGAGCTGATCGACCGCAACGGCGAACGGCTGCGGGAGATCGTGCTTCGGCACGCGGACGATTGGCAGCTCGGCGAAGAGTTCAAGCGCTGGCTGGACACGGACAATACGTTTTGCAGCAGTCTCGTCGACCGGATCGTGCCGGGCTTTCCGCACGGGCGCGAAGCCGAACTGCAAGCGCGGCTCGGGTACGTCGACAAACTTGCGGTCGCGGCCGAGCCTTATCTGCTGTGGATCATCGAAGGACCGGAATCGCTGCGCGACAGCCTGCCGCTTGCCCAGGCCGGGCTGAACGTCGTCGTGACGACGGACATGACGCCTTACCGCGAGCGCAAAGTACATCTGCTGAACGGCCCGCATACGGCGATGGTTCCGCTCGCCCTGCCCGCCGGTCTGGAGACGGTCGAAGACGTGATGAACGATGCACACTTCTCGCCGTTCGTCCATGCGTTGATCGAGCGGGAACTGATTCCGATGCTCGATATGCCGACCGCGGAACTGGAAGCTTACGCCGGGGACGTACTGGATCGCTTCCGCAATCCGTCGATCCGGCACGAACTGCGTTCGATCTCGCTGAACAGCGTATCGAAGTTCAAGTCGCGGCTGCTGCCGATCCTGCTGCGCTTCGTGCGCGAACGCGGCGAGCTGCCGCCCCGCCTCACGCTTGCTTTCGCCGCCCTGCTGCGCAGCGGCCGCGATGACGGTGACCGGCGCCGGGACGAAGCGTCCGTGCTGGCGGCCTTCGACCGGGCCGGAGCCGCGCCGTCAAGCTTCGTGCCGACCCTTCTGGGCGACACTTCGCTGTGGGGCACCGACTTGAACGAAGTGCCCGGCCTGGCGGACCGGCTGGAAAGCCTGCTGGACGTTCTGGAAAAAGACGGCCCGCGCCCCCTGCTCCGGCGCATCGCCCAAGGAGGAATCCACGCATGA
- the uxaC gene encoding glucuronate isomerase, with the protein MNTNANHSSAGRTDTGSGAARSAAAGFLNDDFLLSTDLAKTLFHDHAKTMPIIDYHCHLDPREIYEDRPFANLTEAWLYGDHYKWRLMRANGIAEERITGSASDYDRFAAWAETVPSTVGNPLYSWTHLELRRFFDIDTPLDAQSAPDIWERANARLQQPDFTRRGLIARSNVKILCTTDDPADDLEYHRLLAEEESRFAVLPTFRPDKALNIDADGFPDWIGRLEQACGRSVSSFAALADALDERVSFFHARGCRLSDHALDTLKYAHADSDTLEAIFAKRLSGEPLSPHEVTAYRTELLVRLIAAYTKQGWTMQLHLHAYRNNNTPMFRKLGPDTGYDALNDLPLTEALSSLLDRAESGSGLPKTILYSLNPGDYPALLALMGCYQKDTPGKMQLGSGWWYNDTRSGMRRQITLLAENGLLPRFVGMLTDSRSFLSYTRHEYFRRVLCDWFGELAQRGEAPDDPELLGAVVRDIAYGNASAYFGFGEA; encoded by the coding sequence ATGAACACAAATGCCAACCATTCAAGCGCAGGACGGACCGACACGGGCAGCGGCGCGGCGAGATCGGCCGCAGCCGGTTTTCTGAACGACGATTTCCTGCTGTCCACCGACCTCGCCAAAACGTTGTTCCATGATCACGCCAAAACGATGCCGATCATCGATTACCACTGCCATCTCGATCCGCGTGAAATTTACGAAGACCGTCCGTTTGCCAATCTGACGGAAGCTTGGCTGTACGGAGACCATTACAAATGGCGCCTTATGCGGGCCAACGGCATCGCCGAGGAGCGGATTACCGGTTCGGCTTCGGATTACGACCGCTTTGCCGCCTGGGCGGAGACCGTGCCGAGCACGGTCGGCAATCCGCTGTACAGCTGGACCCATCTGGAGCTGCGCCGCTTTTTCGATATCGATACGCCGCTGGACGCGCAGAGCGCGCCGGACATTTGGGAGCGTGCCAACGCGCGGCTGCAGCAGCCGGATTTCACGCGGCGCGGGCTGATTGCCCGCTCCAACGTCAAGATCCTCTGCACGACCGACGATCCGGCGGACGATCTGGAGTACCACCGGCTGCTCGCCGAAGAAGAAAGCCGTTTCGCCGTGCTCCCGACGTTCCGCCCCGACAAAGCGCTCAATATCGACGCCGACGGCTTCCCCGACTGGATCGGGCGGCTGGAGCAGGCGTGCGGACGTTCGGTTTCTTCGTTCGCGGCGCTGGCTGACGCGCTGGACGAACGGGTGTCCTTTTTCCACGCGCGGGGCTGCCGCCTGTCCGACCACGCGCTCGATACGCTGAAGTACGCACATGCCGATTCGGACACGCTGGAAGCGATCTTCGCCAAGCGGCTGTCCGGCGAGCCCCTGTCTCCGCACGAAGTGACGGCTTACCGCACCGAACTGCTCGTGCGTCTGATCGCGGCCTACACGAAGCAGGGCTGGACGATGCAGCTGCATCTGCACGCGTACCGCAACAACAACACGCCGATGTTTCGCAAGCTCGGCCCGGATACCGGCTACGACGCGCTGAACGATCTGCCGCTGACCGAAGCTTTGTCGAGCCTGCTCGACCGGGCCGAGAGCGGTTCGGGTCTGCCCAAAACGATTCTCTATTCGCTCAATCCCGGCGACTATCCGGCGCTGCTCGCGCTGATGGGCTGTTACCAAAAAGACACGCCCGGCAAAATGCAGCTCGGTTCCGGTTGGTGGTACAACGATACGCGCAGCGGCATGCGCCGCCAGATCACGCTGCTGGCTGAGAATGGCCTGCTGCCGCGGTTCGTCGGCATGCTGACCGACTCGCGCAGCTTCCTCTCCTACACCCGGCACGAATATTTCCGCCGCGTGCTGTGCGATTGGTTCGGCGAACTGGCCCAGCGCGGCGAAGCGCCGGACGACCCCGAGCTGCTCGGCGCCGTCGTGCGGGATATCGCTTACGGCAACGCTTCCGCTTATTTCGGCTTCGGCGAAGCTTGA
- a CDS encoding LacI family DNA-binding transcriptional regulator — MITIKDIARAAGVSHTTVSRALNGSSLIKPGTRERIEKIAADMNYVPNYSAKNLVTRKSNTIGLFFSSIEQGTSSSFLADALKSIRRELEANYMLTVSGIDDPGSLGSVNPRRYDGILVMSQSELDNAFIYHVRSSGIPLVVLNRQLDDPSISNVASDDRVGGRAAADHACELRHRRIAIIEGRPGFKSASERRAGYLDGLMAHGLTPNPDYFVQGDYTLESGYAAMNTLLDLPQRPTAVFCGNDDMAIGAMNACFDRGVSIPGDMSLIGFDDMIFARYTNPPLTTIRKSVAEIAAEGTRLLLRRMERPEAEPVQRLLGSRLIVRRSVAEPADIGGNA, encoded by the coding sequence ATGATTACGATCAAAGACATCGCGCGCGCGGCCGGCGTCTCGCATACGACCGTGTCCCGCGCGCTGAACGGCAGTTCGCTGATCAAGCCGGGCACGCGGGAGCGGATCGAGAAGATCGCCGCGGACATGAACTACGTGCCCAACTACAGCGCCAAGAATCTCGTCACCCGCAAGTCCAACACGATCGGGCTCTTTTTTTCGAGCATCGAGCAGGGCACGTCTTCGAGCTTCCTCGCGGACGCGCTCAAAAGTATCCGGCGGGAGCTGGAAGCGAACTACATGCTGACGGTCAGCGGTATCGACGATCCCGGCAGTCTGGGCAGCGTCAATCCGCGCCGCTACGACGGCATTCTGGTCATGAGCCAGAGCGAACTGGACAACGCCTTCATCTACCATGTGCGCTCGTCCGGCATCCCGCTCGTCGTGCTCAACCGCCAGCTGGACGATCCGTCGATCTCGAACGTCGCCTCGGACGACCGCGTCGGCGGACGCGCGGCGGCCGACCACGCCTGCGAACTGCGGCACCGGCGTATCGCGATCATCGAAGGCCGGCCGGGCTTCAAGTCCGCGTCCGAACGCCGCGCCGGCTATCTGGACGGCTTGATGGCGCACGGACTGACGCCGAACCCGGACTATTTCGTCCAGGGCGATTACACGCTGGAGAGCGGCTATGCCGCCATGAACACGCTGCTCGACCTGCCGCAGCGCCCGACCGCCGTCTTCTGCGGCAACGACGATATGGCGATCGGCGCGATGAACGCGTGCTTCGACCGCGGCGTCAGCATTCCCGGCGATATGTCGCTGATCGGCTTCGACGACATGATCTTCGCGCGGTATACGAATCCGCCGCTGACGACGATCCGCAAGTCCGTGGCGGAGATCGCCGCCGAAGGCACGCGGCTGCTGCTCCGGCGAATGGAACGCCCGGAAGCCGAGCCGGTCCAGCGCCTGCTTGGCAGCCGCCTGATCGTTCGCCGCTCCGTAGCCGAACCGGCGGACATCGGCGGGAACGCATGA
- a CDS encoding alpha-amylase family protein, with translation MRFRQVHLDFHTSEAVPEIGRDFDTEDFQQKLKLGRVDSITVFSKCHHGWAYHPSDANEIHPQLDFDLLGAQIDAAHAIGVKTPVYLSAGLDEKLARRHPEWLIRDREERTNWSAHFMQPGYHQFCMNTPYLDMLAAQVREVVERYDADGIFLDIVGVRECYCQFCVAEIRRRGSDPRQTDDMRKLWEETYQKYGTAMDQAVHALKPGLPLFHNNGHIERGRRDLAALNTHLELESLPTGGWGYDHFPLSVRYAQGLGLDVLGMTGKFHHSWGEFGGFKHPNALRYEAALSLANGAGCSIGDQLHPLGRMDEATYALIGAAYTEVEAKEEWCRDVSPVADIALLSAEAAGSDFGACAADLISGTSVTDGSGGNDTVAADTGAVRLLLEGHYLFDVIDTHSHLDGYKVLVLPDCIAITPELQERLKAFTAAGGKILATGRSGLTPDGQSFALELGAQWQGASPFNPTYACPAFELPSLRPASFVVYANSYEIGLAAGGTSLGSRQNPYFNRDLFTFTSHQHAPSRLIDAGPGFTSGADGLYAAWNLFADYARHGSLPVKQMLLHLLDTLLESAAGGRTLSVNLPAQGIVTLQEQPDANRRMLHLLYAPPVRRGQNTEVIEDLPTVASTDVTLAEPRPVKRLYLAPQRTPLGFTQENGKIACTVPAWSCHQMVVAEF, from the coding sequence ATGCGATTCCGTCAGGTTCATCTCGATTTCCACACGTCTGAAGCGGTGCCCGAGATCGGCCGCGATTTTGACACCGAAGATTTTCAGCAAAAGCTCAAGCTTGGCCGCGTCGACTCCATCACCGTGTTCTCCAAATGTCATCACGGCTGGGCCTACCATCCGTCCGACGCCAACGAAATCCATCCGCAGCTGGACTTCGACCTGCTCGGCGCCCAGATCGACGCTGCCCATGCGATCGGAGTCAAAACGCCGGTCTACCTGTCCGCGGGGCTGGACGAGAAGCTGGCGCGCCGCCATCCGGAATGGTTGATCCGCGATCGCGAGGAACGCACGAACTGGTCGGCGCATTTTATGCAGCCGGGCTATCACCAGTTCTGTATGAACACGCCTTATCTGGATATGCTGGCCGCGCAGGTACGCGAAGTCGTCGAACGTTACGACGCCGACGGCATCTTCCTCGACATCGTCGGCGTGCGCGAATGTTACTGCCAATTCTGCGTCGCCGAGATTCGCCGCCGCGGCTCCGATCCGCGCCAGACGGACGATATGCGCAAGCTGTGGGAAGAGACGTATCAAAAATACGGGACCGCCATGGACCAAGCCGTGCATGCGCTCAAGCCGGGACTGCCTCTTTTCCACAATAACGGGCATATCGAACGCGGGCGGCGGGATCTGGCTGCGCTCAACACGCATCTGGAACTGGAATCGCTGCCGACCGGCGGTTGGGGCTACGATCACTTTCCGCTGTCGGTCCGCTACGCGCAGGGACTCGGTCTCGACGTGCTCGGCATGACCGGCAAGTTCCACCATTCGTGGGGCGAGTTCGGCGGCTTCAAGCATCCCAACGCGCTGCGGTACGAAGCCGCGCTCAGCCTGGCGAACGGCGCGGGCTGTTCGATCGGCGACCAGCTGCATCCGCTCGGCCGGATGGACGAAGCGACCTACGCGCTGATCGGCGCAGCGTATACGGAAGTCGAAGCGAAGGAAGAATGGTGCCGCGACGTGTCGCCGGTCGCCGATATCGCGCTGCTGTCCGCCGAAGCGGCCGGCTCGGACTTCGGCGCCTGTGCGGCGGACCTCATCAGCGGAACGAGCGTGACGGACGGAAGCGGCGGCAATGACACGGTCGCGGCGGATACGGGCGCGGTACGTCTCCTGCTCGAAGGCCATTATCTGTTCGACGTGATCGACACGCACAGCCATCTGGACGGCTACAAAGTATTGGTGCTGCCGGACTGCATCGCGATTACGCCGGAGCTGCAGGAACGCCTGAAGGCTTTTACGGCTGCGGGCGGCAAGATTCTCGCTACCGGACGTTCGGGACTGACGCCGGACGGACAGTCTTTTGCGCTGGAGCTTGGCGCGCAGTGGCAGGGCGCATCGCCGTTCAATCCGACGTACGCCTGCCCGGCGTTCGAACTGCCGTCGCTGCGGCCAGCTTCGTTCGTCGTGTACGCGAACAGTTACGAAATCGGTCTGGCGGCGGGCGGAACCTCGCTCGGCAGCCGGCAGAATCCGTATTTCAACCGTGACCTGTTCACGTTCACTTCGCATCAGCATGCGCCTTCCCGCTTGATCGACGCGGGGCCGGGCTTCACTTCCGGCGCGGACGGCCTATACGCGGCGTGGAACCTGTTCGCCGATTATGCCCGGCACGGCAGCCTGCCGGTGAAGCAGATGCTGCTGCATCTGCTCGATACGCTGCTGGAATCCGCGGCCGGCGGACGCACGCTGTCCGTAAATCTGCCCGCGCAGGGCATCGTCACGCTGCAGGAGCAGCCGGATGCCAACCGCCGGATGCTGCATCTGCTGTACGCCCCTCCGGTGCGCCGCGGCCAAAACACCGAAGTGATCGAAGACCTGCCGACCGTAGCGAGCACCGACGTAACGCTCGCCGAGCCGCGTCCGGTGAAACGGCTGTACCTCGCCCCGCAGCGCACGCCGCTCGGTTTTACGCAGGAGAACGGGAAGATTGCCTGCACCGTGCCGGCGTGGTCGTGCCATCAGATGGTGGTGGCAGAGTTTTGA
- a CDS encoding AraC family transcriptional regulator, which produces MRMLELPIPPLPQIAAVGYAVWQPGTRHAERVFEAYDVIFCVSGTLYMQEKGERYAIGSGEMLVLEAGLRHGGYRAAEEETAVYWIHFRHAPAVRRPPHAAIAPGQPLAPRSDQETEPASGAAFIPKYGQVDLPALLPLLDELLRLSETLTLARSYELQVLFGQLLLQLQKARSVLPGRSRADRLGEAAAAYLARSLEQPFDSAVMERELHYHFDYLSRCLKRHTGMSPLSYRHHLQIERAKRLLLQSGDTLGRIGEQCGFQDATYFARLFKRSTSLTPGEYRRRYSVFRT; this is translated from the coding sequence ATGCGCATGCTGGAACTGCCTATTCCGCCGCTGCCGCAGATCGCCGCGGTCGGCTATGCGGTCTGGCAGCCGGGCACGCGGCACGCCGAGCGGGTCTTCGAAGCGTACGACGTGATCTTCTGCGTTTCGGGGACGCTGTATATGCAGGAAAAAGGAGAGCGGTACGCGATCGGTTCGGGCGAGATGCTGGTGCTCGAAGCGGGGCTGCGGCATGGCGGATACCGGGCGGCGGAAGAGGAGACGGCGGTATACTGGATTCATTTCCGGCACGCGCCCGCCGTGCGGCGGCCGCCTCACGCAGCGATCGCGCCGGGACAGCCTCTTGCGCCGCGCAGCGATCAGGAGACGGAGCCGGCTTCCGGCGCGGCGTTCATTCCGAAGTACGGGCAGGTCGATCTGCCCGCGCTGCTTCCGCTGCTGGACGAACTGCTGCGGTTGTCCGAGACGCTGACGCTCGCGCGGTCGTACGAGCTGCAGGTGTTGTTCGGCCAACTGCTGCTTCAGCTGCAAAAAGCGCGCTCGGTCTTGCCGGGCCGCTCCCGCGCCGACCGGCTCGGCGAAGCGGCGGCCGCGTATCTGGCCCGCTCGCTGGAGCAGCCGTTCGATTCCGCCGTCATGGAGCGCGAACTGCACTACCATTTCGATTATTTGTCCCGCTGCCTGAAGCGGCATACCGGGATGAGTCCGCTATCCTACCGGCATCATCTGCAAATCGAACGCGCCAAGCGCCTGCTGCTCCAATCCGGCGATACGCTCGGCCGGATCGGCGAACAATGCGGCTTTCAAGACGCGACGTATTTTGCCCGCCTGTTCAAGCGCTCGACGTCGTTGACGCCGGGCGAATATCGCAGGCGCTATTCGGTGTTTCGCACCTGA